TTTTCCGAGGCTCGGGGTTGCTTACTCGACCGGGGCGGCCGGCGATCCTGCTTCTGCCGACCGGGGGATTATTTCCAACGTGCGCGGCAATACCGATCGCTGGCTGGAAAATGGTTCCTATCTGCGGCTAAGAAATGTAGAGCTGGCTTATGCTATTCCCGAAAGTGTGACCGGCAAGTTGTCTTTGAGCAATGCCAGAATATATGTGAGTGCACAAAACCTGCTCACTTTCACGAAATACACGGGGCTCGATCCTGATGTGGTGGGGGCAAATTTTAACCTCGAACCCGGCGTGGACCTGGGTGGCTATCCTTCGGCACGCATCATTTCATTCGGCCTGAACCTCGGTTTCTGAAAAGCGGTCACTTATCTCAAAAGACATCAACATGAAAAAGATATTTTTGCTTACTATTCTAGTTTTGCTGGTCAATACGGCCTGCGATCGCGATTTCGACCAGCCTAACCCGAACAACCCCACGATTGCTTCTTTCTGGAAAAGTGAGGCGGATGCAGTGAAGGGGATCAATGCAGTTTACAGCACTTTTCACCGGACAGCCACGCTTTATTCACGTTTTCTTTTTTACCACGGCATGCTGCGGTCGGATGAAGGTTACGGCTCCGGCGGCGATATTACGCTGAACAACGTCATGAGCTTCAACCAAACCAACTACAACGAGGGGCTGACTGCCGGAACGTGGCAGAACCTTTTCATCGGCGTTTTCCGGGCAAATCAGGTGCTGGCTTATGTGCCTGGAATAAGTATGGATGAGGCGCTCAAAACGCGTATTCTGGGGGAGGCGAAATTTCTAAGAGGGCTGTTTTACTTCAATCTGACGCTTTATTTCGGTCGCCCGCCGATTATACTGGAACCGTCCGAGCCGACTGACCGGCCGTCCAATGCAACCAATGCGGAAGCCTGGGCGCAGGTAGAAAAAGACCTGACGGAAGCTGCACCCGCATTACCGCTCAGCTATACCGGCGACGATCTCGGGCGGGCGACGCGTGGTGCGGCCATGGGCTTGCTTGGAAAAGCTTATTTACAGCAAAATAAAAATCAGGAAGCTGCCAATGCACTGGCGTGGTTTATTACCGGCGCGGGAAAAGGATTGTACACATTGACCAGCAACTACCAGGACAATTTCAAAGCTTCCTCCGAGAACAACAGCGAGTCGGTTTTTGAAATACAATTCCGGTTCAATCCGAATGAGAATACCGATGACGATGTGGACGAAACCCGCATTAACAACACAGGTACTTCCATCGCACAGTTTTATGCGCCCAGAGGAGTAGGATTTTCGGACGGAGGCGCGCGCCGCTGGCTTGCGGGGGAATTTAAAAAAGAAAACACCGCGCTGGGTACCCGCGACCCGCGACTTGCCGCGACCCTGCTTTTCGATTCCACGGATGTACGCGGCCCGCAGTTCACGATGGTTTATGGACAAACGTTCGCGAGCCGCTACGGGACCAGCACGGGAGAAAGCAGCGCAGTGTGGTTTCGTAAACAATTGAATGACAATGAGGCAGGCAGGACCGAGGAAGGCTTCCGGTCGCCGAATAACCACCGGCTGCTGCGGTATGCTGACATACTGCTCATGTATGCGGAGGCGCTTAACGGGCTCGGACAAACCGCCCAGGCTTATCCTAATGTGGATATGGTAAGGGTGCGCGCAGGCCTGCGGCCGCTCACGCAGGTGCGCCCAGGATTATCGCAGGCGCAGTTTCTGGCGCAGATCAAACATGAGCGCATCACCGAGCTGGCTGGCGAAGGCTGGCGTTTTGCCGACCTGCAGCGCTGGGGCGACCTGGGGCCTGAGCTGGCCGCGCGTGACCCGGAATTTACCAATTTTGTAAAGAGCAGGAATGAATGGTACCCGATCCCGCAATCGGATATTGACCTGAATCCTAACCTGACACAGAACCCGGGTTATTGATATGTAGTGTTACAAAATTTTCTTTGCATTTAAACCTTGATCATGTCTTTCAAAACATTGTACAGGCCAGTCATTCTCTGGTGTGTTTCGTTACTTTTTATCAATGCTTCCTGCAAAAAGGAAACGCAGGCACCGAAGCCGGGCGGCGAGCAGGCAGTCACTTTCACGAATCCGCTGCTGAATGCAGCGCCTGATCCCTGGGTTTTTCAGAAAGACACGACTTATTATTACATGCATACCCTGGGTAACCGGATACAGATCTGGAAAACGGGCAGAATGAGCCGGTTGAAGGACGTGGCGCCGGTTACCGTATTTACCGCACCGGCCTCGGGAGGCAATTCCAGGGATATCTGGGCGCCCGAACTGTTTTTTTTGAATGGTAAATGGTATATCTATTATACCGGCTCAGACGGAAACGACCGAACGCACAGAATGTGGGTTTTGGAAAATGCTAACCCCGATCCGACGCAGGGTACCTGGACAGACAAAGGCAAATTGCTGACCCAGCCGGCCGACCTCTGGTCGATCGATGCGACTGTCTTGCAACAGGATGGCAGCCTTTTTATGATCTGGTCGGGGCGGCCCTTTGCGGGCGGCAGTACCGACCTGACCCAGCATTTGTATATCTCCAAAATGAGCAACCCCTTCACGCTCACCGGCCCGACCGTGCAAATTGGCTCTCCTCAGAATACGTGGGAAAGGCACGGTTTTCCGGTAAATGAAGGGCCTGAAATTTTGCGAAATCCTGCGGGGAAAGTTCTCCTGGTATATTCAGGCAGTTATTGCGGGGATGACCGCTACTCGCTTGGATTAATGACTTTGAAAGAAGGAAGTGATCCGATGAGTCCCGCCAGCTGGACCGAAATGTCCGCACCGGTTTTCACTGGACTGGCTTCGGCGAATGCATTCGGGGTAGGGCATAATGGTTTTTTCAAATCGAGGGACGGAAAAGAAGACTGGATTATTTACCATGCTAATTCGGCTGCCGGGCAGGGTTGCGGTAGTTCGCGCAATGTGCGTATGCAGCGATTTACCTGGACTGCCGACGGTTTGCCGACTTTCGGAGAGCCCGTAGCGACCGGCCGATCGGTGCCTGTTCCGTCAGGCGAGTAGCCTATTTGATTATCTTTAAGCCCTTAAAACAGTATCCACATCAAAAGTAATTTATGAAAAGATTGAGCATTAGCCTGTTGCTGTTAATAGTAGTTCAAATTGCAAATGCCCAGCAGGCTGTTATTCGCGGAGATTTTGCGGACCCGTCTGTGATCAAGGTCGGAGCTACTTATTATGCCGCGGGAACAAGCTCCAACTGGGCGCCCGGCTTCCCGGTCATGAAATCCACAGACCTGAAAAACTGGCAGCAGACAAACTATATATTTCCCGATCTAACTGCCTGGGCCGATTATTATTACTGGGCGCCGGAATTGAATTATGATAACGGTAAAGTATATGTGTATTACACCGCACATAAAAAGGGTGGCAACCTGTGTGTAGGAGTGGCCAGTGCCGAGACACCAGAAGGCCCGTTCAAGGACCATGGCCCGCTGGTTTGCGAGGAAGTGGGATCCATTGACGGTTTTCCGATGCGCGATGAAAATAATAAGCTGCACCTGATCTGGAAGGAAGACGGTAACAGTGTCAATAAGCCCACGCCGATCTGGATCCAGGAGCTTAACGAGGAAAGAACCGCATTGATCGGTGAGAAAAAAGAGCTTTTCCGAAATGATACTTCGTGGGAGGCCAACCTGGTGGAAGGTGTTTCTATCGTTAAAAACAATGGTTATTTCTACGCGATCTATGCGGCGGCTGGCTGCTGCGGACCGGGCTGTACCTATGCTACCGGCGTTGCCCGCTCCAAAAAACTGATGGGGCCGTGGGAGAAGTATGCAAAAAATCCGATCATGACCGGTCAGGGTGACTGGATGTGCCCCGGACACGGGACAGCAGTCACGCATCAGGGAAAGAACTACTTTATGTACCATGCTTACGACAGGTCTTCAAACAAATATACCGGTCGCCAGGCGCTGGTACGTGGCTTCGAATTCACGCCCGACAACTGGCTGCGCTTTACGGATGAGTACCTCGCACCGACAAATCTTCCCAAAACCTACACGGTAACAGACGATTTCAGCAAAGAAAAACTCGATCTCCAATGGAACTGGTCTGTGTTCAATAAACCTGCCTTAGAGCTGAAAAACGGGCGGATTGGCTTGCAGATCAAGGATGACCGGGAGCTGTTTATCGCCAGGAAAATCGATAGCCCGGATTACGAAGCGACTGTCGAACTGATCCCTGGCAAAAGTGTTGTGGCCGGTGTCGCATTGATCGGCGATGAGAAAAACCTGATCTACGCGGCTGCAAAACAGGATAGTATTCATATTACGCTTTTGAAGGATGGGGCAAGAAGCAGTCTTGGTAAATTTCCGGTGAAGGGAAAAGGTAAGCGCTTATTTGTAAAAATGAATGTAAAAAATAATACAGATATCAGCTTTTCTTACAGTGTTAAGGGGGTTGATTTCACTGCATTGCAAATTACAGCTCCGGATATCAAATTTTTGCCTCCGTGGGACAGGGCCGTGCGTGCAGGAATTCTCGCAAAAGGGGCACAGGGTGAAGTCGCGGTTGTAGAAGGTTTTGTTTTCAAAAGCAAATAAAAAAGGCAGCCTGGCTATCTCTTGGCCAGGCTGCTCTTACTAATCTGTACGGCCCAGTTTCTCTTTGAGCTCGTGCCATTTATCGATATCGTCTTCGGAAGCGCCTGCGTAGGTCGTTTTCACGTGATTCAGAAATGCAAACTTGGTTTCGTCCGAATCCAGATGCAGTTCATCTTCAAAACCATCCGCTTTGACGAAATAATCGTATCCGTCGTTCTTTACTTCTTTCGACGTGTAATACCTGCCTGAACCTTCAAAATTGCTCACAGAGTTATACAGATCGTATATATCTTCGTCGCCTTCCGGTTTCACCCCATTCAGCCAGTCCTCGTAATTTGTTATTTTTGCCATTACAAAATCATGTTGATTAGGTTCGCCAATATGTAAAAACCATACCAGCGAAAAAGCCGCCCGGTAACCTGGCGGCTTAATTAACCAGTATAAAAAATGGAACGACAGTTCGGTTCTACCAATCACCGAACAACAGTCACTTTCAAAAAAGTAGCCGGTATAGAAGTTGTGTTTTCGTCGCCACTCTGATTCTGGCTTTCAAACAGCGCTTCCAGTTCACGCTGCAGGTCAGCTTCGGTACCGTTTTTTTCGGCGGCTTCAAATGCATTCATCGTCGGCCCGTAGTATTTTCTGAAAGTTTCCAGAAATACAGCTGGCGGGTATGGTGCCTGAAATGTGAATGTTTCCCGCTCGAATGAAATATTCTCTTTCGCAGCGCCGGCTGCAACGAAACGTTCGGTCACATTACTTTCCACGCCCCAGAGCATCGGACTGATGAATCCTTCCGGCGGCGCGGGCGTGTAGGCCGAGCTCACTTTCAGGATCTGGGCTACCAGGGTGGGGTCGCCGGGAATCCAGTTGCCCATTACAATTCTGCCGCCCTTGCGGGTAACACGGAACATTTCTTTCGCTACGTCAAAAGGCTTCGGCGCAAACATTGCCCCGAACACGCTTACGGCCAGATCAAATGTTTCGTCTTCAATATCGTGCAGATCGATTGCATCGCCCTCGCGGAATGTAATATTGGTCAAACCCTCGGCTTTTGCCCTGGCATTACCTGCCTCCACGAGGTTACGGGCGATATCCACTCCCTGTACATTTGCCCCGAGCCTGGCTGCGGGTATCGCGGTCGTGCCGTCTCCGCATCCCAGGTCGAGCACATTCAAACCTGGGGTAATCCCCAGCTTTCCTACCAGTGCGGAACCACTTTCCCGCATCGTTTCGGCCAACTTCGTGAAGTCACCCTTCTCCCATAACGCTTTGTTTGCATTCATTTTATTTTTCAGCTTTTGTTAAAATTTCTACAAAACAACTGCTCCTATCGGCAACCGGCAATACTGATTTATAAGTATTGTACGGGTAAGCGTCTGACAATCAATGTAAAAATAGATTATAGCGTTGATTATCCGGTCGGGCGCAGGCATTATTTGTCCAGATCTCACTGAGTTCTTATTTAACGGATGCTGGTAGACTGCTCCTGACCGAAGGATTTATGGAGTTGTTATGCTGCGGGGCGATCGAGGAAAATAATGGCTCCGGCACAAGGGGGTAAACAGGTCTTCGGTTGTCGGTCAAATGCTGCCGGTCGGGCAGCTTATCAAACCTTCGCATGCCAAATCGAGCACATTCGAAACTACGATAATTCGCAGCTTTCCAACCAGCGCCGAACCACTTTCCCGCATCGTTTCGACCAACTTCGTGAAGTCACCCTTCTCCGTAAAGCTTTGTTCGGATTCGTGGATTTTCTGTTAAGGTTTATTTAGAGAAATCTAGTGGGCTTTTTTCTCCTTTTTAGGTTAGTGATGAATTTTGTAGTGAGTCCGCTTTATGGTTATATCTTAACGGGTGGATCAAAATTTCTTCAGAAAATTGCGGATGAATGAAACCAAAAAAGCTGTAAACTTTCCAACTTGCTGGACGCGAACCTCTTTAACGACTCTCACGATAAGAATCACTGATAGCCTTACATACTTAGCAAAAACGGCTATCGGGAACACGAAAAAAGAAAGAGAGATATACAGAAAGCTTAATATATACAACTTCCTAAAGTAGAGGAAATAGGGGAAGGCCTGTAACGTGATTACAATCAGCGTGACGTAATTGAAAAACTTTCTGGAATTTAAGGCATTTGGCGTCGAAATATCCATAAAGTACCGCTTGTCAAGGATTGATATGAATCTTGCTGGATTTGTATATATCGTTACAGCATAGCTGATTAGGAGAAAACCCGCGAAAATCAGTAGAGTTCCCTCGAAATTTGGATCTTTATAATATTCATATTTTATTTCCACTGCAATGTAGGATAGCACGGAAAAGATCAATGTGAAAACCATGATCCTGAGTTGCAGCTCAAAAACAGCTGGCTCAACGCTATTAATTGAATCCAACAAACCGGCATTGACAATACATACCAATGCAAAAAAAGCGAAATAGATCAGGCAGTCTTTAATTCGATGCTCTTTTTCACCCTGACTGTTAGCGATCTCTGCTCTCATTCGCTTTGTTAGATCAGAAATCAATAAACTTGCAATGACTTGAATCGGAATGGTTGTGTTTTCGCTAACAATAATTTTAGAAAACCTACTGTTAAACTTATTAACAAGGTTTCCCATTACGTTTTCAAAGACTCTTCTCTTCGTCCCGATACGAAATTTGATTATAGCTCCGTATGCAAATCCAAATCCGACTGCCACCTCAAAAACTGAATTGAAATCAGATAAACCCATCTTAGAACCCTCAACGAGTTCCTTCAGCGGTTTAAAGTATTCCAAATCAAGAAATGGCAACGTTAGACATATGTATGTTAATAAAAACTTACATGTCAGGGAAAGCCAGTGAGGTAAGACAGCAGGTTTGTCGTCTAGTTCGTCGCCAGACATTCTTGCGTATCCTTCAAGTTCCTTATATAGCTTATTAACTTGACGGCATTTGCCGGGTCGCTAAAATGGACCTCGGTATCGTAGTTTACGTTAAGCAGTTGTTCTTGCCGAGATTCATAATGTCTCTCCGACTGTTGGACTCCGAAAAGTGATCGAATCAGATTTTTATAGTCCTGATGATTCGAGTGCTCGGTTGTCTTCTCAAGGAAGTATCTCTCATTATCGCCAACCAATGCGAAATTTAATTTTTGATCAGTTTCATTTAAAGAATTCAGGTCACCAATTTTCACAAATTCAAAATTTGGAAAAGACTTTTTTGTCAAATATGTCAGCTCGTTTGGTGTATAGAAGATGACGCGTTTGGAATGATCAATCGTCATCAAAACATTGTTGTATTTAGATAGTGCAAATCCGACCCTATCAAAAATTAGGATAGTGCCAGAATTCATGATCATTTTTTCCAGAAGATAGGGCTTGACCTCTTGAGATACGCCCTCTAATTTTTCACCTCGTTTGAGCAGCTCAGCGGTTGCAGTCCGTAGTCCAGATTCAATCAGATTAGATACTATTTGATTTAGGCTCATGAAAATAAAGGATGGGTCGAAATAATGCTACAATGCGTAGTTAAAATAATACTTTAAGAGATAGAAGTCAAGTGTTCGGAAAATCTTTTGGCGTTTAAGCCATCGCAGTTTTGGCCTCAAACGTTATTTTTCTTATTCCAGATCACTTTCACTCATTCAAATACCGAGGCCTAAGAAACAATAAACAAACTGTGGCACCAAACCGTTTGATAAATGTAGTTTTTCTGAAAGACGCTATCCACTGCCTGTTTGTTGCACTTCCTTTCGACAAAAATTGTAGATGTAACATATTGACAGACTGCATTTGGGTAGCGAAATCTAGTCCAGCTTTGTCTGGTTGCTATCTAACTTAACCGCAAAACTTCCTGAAAAGAAAAATGCAATCAAACTGAGTAATGAAAGCCAGCGTATCCAGGCGAACGGGACGGGCGGATATGTGGAACATTATGTTTTTGGGCGGGAATTGAAAAAACGGACAGGACAGGATTTCCGCGACAATCCTACCTATCCGTTTTTTGCCGAGGTGTCGGTGCAAAAAGTGTTCGGCAAATGGTAACAAAAACCTTTTCAGGAGCGGGGACCTGTTGCAACATAACCCTCAATATCGCGTAGCATCGCTATGGATTTCATGACAGGTTCCCACTCTTTTCCACTGAAAATGTACCTGAACCACCGTTTTTCACGGTTTTCGTATTTAATATTAAAGAAAAGCCACAAGGCAGTTGCAACGAAAGCCAGCGTTATCGAAACCTGTAAAGCCAGCCAGACCGGATGCTCGTACATTTTTTCACTGATAGAAAAAGTCGTCCAGATCGGTGCGTGCAGAAACATGAGCCGGGAAATCAGTAGCGTGGAGCTTGTTAAGGATGCCAGGCGGTGCTGTGTTTCGACCAGCGGCTCACTGATATCGGTCTGAAAAATCAGTACAAGCTGGTAAACGTAAACGCCGATCACAAAAGCGAGCAATACCGCATGAATGAAGATCGACCACCAAAAAAATGCGCTGGCATACGAATAGGTCTTATATAATACAACACCCAGAAAGGTAATCCAGAGCACGCTGGCAATGATGATGAAAATCTTCATCGGCGCCATTGAGTTCATCAGCGACTTGATTTTAATGAGGGTAATGGCCTCCGCATTTTTCCGGTTCAGCGTCAGGTTCTCTTCGAGCTTCTTGTCATAGGACCGCCACATAGCGATCAGTTCGGTTTCTTGCATGGTATCAGGATTTTATGGTTGCAAATTTTTGTCTGAGTTGTTCTTTAATTCTCCCCACTTTCGTCGAAACATTGGAAGGTGAAATGCCGAGGATATCTGCGATTTCATGCTGGCTTCGTTCTTCCAGGTATAGCAGGATGAGCGCGCGGTCGAACGCTTTGAGTTCCCGGATAAACTGATGTAGCATTGACATTGCAGGTTCCGAGCCGGTTTCATCTGTTGTCAAACTGAATATCTCGCTCGTCAGCTCCTGACTTAGTTGATCCCTTTTTGTTTCTTTCCGGTAAAATGAAATGGACACGTTAAGTGCGATCCGGTATATCCAGGTGCTTAGCATGAACTGCTCATCATATTTTGGAAATGCGAGCCAGAGCTGCACCGTAATTTCCTGGATAAGATCTTTCCTGTTTTCCGGGTCGCGGCAATATGCGTTGGCTACTTTGTAAATAATGCCTTTGTTAGCCTCCATTACATTCAGAAAATTAGCAGTATCCCGTAAGAGGCGCATTGGCTGATCTGTTTGCTTGAAAAAAGGTAATGTTTGTTTTTGAGCAATTATTCGCAGCAACGACAAGAATGTCACACAGATGCGAAATATTTTTTTTAAAAACCGGAAATCATATCGTCTTACCTGTGCATTTTTCAATCAGTATATTCTTTTACGGCCGGGCTCTTAAATACAGAAAAAGTCACTCCTGAAATCTTCGTTACACCGGTTATGTCTGGCCCCTCCGCAGGCAATCTTATGTTATTTTATTGTTAAATGCGCAGCGAATGAAGGACTGCTTTCTGAGAAATATTCAATTTTGCAGGATTAGAAAACACAGCAGCGAGAGGGAAAAGTAAAGTGAGATGCGGCGCTGCTCCCAGGGAATTTACATTAACTCACCAAAACAATTTATTCTTTCAAAACAAATCTACCTGACTATGCATAGCTGCAATCACAGGTTGTTCCCATGCGGAAACACCTTACCCAAATCGCTCGCCCGGTTTGCGCTGATCACGCTGATCAGTGGCACCAGTTGGGCAAAAACGCCGACTGGGACTGATCTCGTCACCCGCCGGCCAGTTCTTTCATCCTTAAATCCTGGTTCGCAGGCCGATCGCCAGATCAAAGGAAAGGTGACGGATGGCGATACGCCCGACGGCCTGCCCGGAGTGAACGTTATTATCAAGGGAACCCAAACCGGAACCGTGACCGACGCCGGCGGGAATTATTCGCTGGATATTCCGGATGGAGGCGCAATCCTTGTTTTTTCCTATGTCGGCTATATCACTCAAGAACAGGAGACAGGCACCCGGAGCACCATCGATATTGCTTTGAAAGCCGATAACAAATCGCTGAACGAAGTAGTGGTGGTGGGTTACGGAACGCAAAAGAAAGTGAACCTGACAGGCGCGGTAGACCAGGTAGGTCAGGAAGTGCTTCGCAACCGCCCTATCACCAACGTAGCGCAAGGGCTGGTGGGGGCAGTACCGAACCTGAACCTGAAAATGCTTGACGGAAAACCGACCCAGTCGCCCGCATTTAACATACGGGGTACCACGTCCATCGGGCAACGCGGCAATGCGCTGGTGCTGATCGATGGGGTAGAGGCCGATCCCCGTTTTTTAAATCCCAACGACATTGAAAGCGTGTCGGTACTGAAAGATGCTGCTTCCGCTTCGATCTATGGGGCCAGGGCAGCATTCGGGGTGGTTTTGATTACTACCAAATCTGCATCGGAAGGCAAGACAACCATTTCGTATTCAGCTAATTATTCTATCAAATCGCCCACGGAAGTGCCCGACAATATCGTGGATTCCTATCCCTGGGCGCAAGGCTTCAGCGACGCCTGGTCGCGCTGGAACGATAATGGGAATACGCCGACTGCCATCAATAAAACCATCAGTTTTTCGCCGGCATACCTGGCCGAGATCAAGAGAAGATGGGAAGACCCTTCGCTGCCGCGTTTCGAGGTGGATCCCAACACCGGCGAGTACCAGTATTTTTACAGCACAGATTGGTATAGAGAATTATACAAGGAACGTTTCAGCGCACATGACCACAACCTGTCGATTTCAGGTGGTAACGACAAGGCTACGTTCCTGCTGAGCGGCCGCTACAACGGACAGGGCGGTTTGTTCAGGTATAATTCCGATGACTATAACATGTATAACCTTCGTGCGAAAGGAAGTATCCAGGTGACGCCGTGGCTGCGCATTGACAACAACACGGAGTATTCCACCATGAAATACCACCAACCGATCAATGTGGGTGAAGGAAGTGGTATTTACCGTAACATAGCCGATGAAGGACACCCGATGGCGCCAATGCTTAACCCCGATGGAACGCTTTCATTCTCTGCTGCTTACACGGTAGGGGACTACTACATCGGCAAAAACGGGATTGATAACACGCAACGCTTTTTGAAAAACAAAGTGGCCGCGAAAGCACAGTTTTTCGACAAAGCGCTTTCGGTACGCGCTGATATGACTTTCCAGAGTACGGATATCGGTTCCCAGCAAAATCGTGTGCAGGTACCTTACAGCCGCGCAAAGGGTGTAATCGGTTACACGGGAACGAATACCAATGATATCGAGGAGAGAAAACGGACCACCAATTACCTGGCCACCAACTTCTACGCCGATTATGTGAAGTCCTTTAACAATGCGCATAACTTCACTTTGCTGGCTGGTTTCAACTACGAGCAGTCGAATTACAGCAACCTTACTGCGAGAAGGAATGGGCTGGTGTATGCCGATGCGGATGATATAAACCTGGCTTTGGGCCAGAGTATTGTGACGTCGGGCGGTTTGCAAAAGTGGGCAATCGCGGGCGGATTTTTCCGGTTGAACTACAATTTCCGCGAGCGTTACCTGCTGGAAGTGAACGGCCGCTACGATGGTTCTTCCAAGTTTCCGACTGACCAGCAGTGGGCGTTCTTCCCGTCGGTATCGGCTGGCTGGAGAATTTCCGAAGAACCTTTCTGGAAGGTGAATCCGAATGTATTTTCCAATGTGAAACTGCGTGCTTCCTACGGTTCGCTGGGTAACGGTAATGTGGATCCCTATTCGTTTAACGAGAAATTCTCGATCTCGCAATCCGGCCGGGTTATCAATGGTATTCGCCCGCAGACTACCCGCCAACCGGGCGTGGTTCCCGACGGGCTTACCTGGGAAACTTCAACGACTGCCAACGTCGGCCTTGAATTCTTTACACTCAAGAACAAGCTTTCATTCACAGGCGATATGTACCAGCGCCGTACTTCGGACATGTTTACGGTAGGGCCGACAGTACCGAACGTATTTGGTATTGAAGTTCCAAAAGGAAATTATGCCGATTTGAAAACGACGGGCTGGGAGTTGAGCGTAAGCTGGGGAGACCAGTTCAATATGGGTTCGAAGCCTTTCAAATATGATTTGAAATTCATGCTTGCGGACTCCTGGGCGATCATTACCAAATATAACAATCCTGAGAAAAACCTGACGAACGTTAACAATCCGAACGAAAATGCGAGAGAGTTTTACGAAGGACAGCGCATCGGCGAGATCTGGGGTTATCAAGTGGAAGGGCTGTTCAGGTCGGACGCGGAAATTGCAGAATCACCTTCACAGGCCAATATCCCGAACACCAACACCCGGAAAAACTATCCGGGCGATATCAAGTTCAGGAACCTGGACGGTGACGACGTGATTTACCATGGTTTGAACAGGGTTGGCAATTCTGGCGACAAGACGATCATCGGAAATTCTGAACCGCGCCGCAGTTTCGGGATTAACCTCTCTGGCGACTGGAACGGCATCTTTGTCAGCGGTCTTTTCCAGGGGGTTATGAAACAGGATTGGTACCCTTCGGCAGAAGCGCGTTTCTGGGGACAATACAACCGCCCGTACAATGCATATCCGCGCTGGCACGAAGCCAATATGTTCCGTCCGGAACTGGGTAATTTCGATGCCTATCTGCCCCGGTTGGTCGGTTACACCGCACAGGGAACAGGCCGTGCCCTGCAGGTGCCAAACGACCGTTTTCTGCAAAATGCAGGCTATATCAGGCTGAGAAACCTGCAAGTTGGCTACACGATCCCGCAGCGTATCGTGGAGAAAATCCATGCGCGCGATCTGAAAGTGTATTTGTCCGCAGAAAACCTCTGGACCTGGTCGCCGATGTACAAATGGACCCGCGACACGGACGTGACCAATATCTACGGATCTGATCCTGACCTGAGCGGCGGGACTTCGGGAGACGGATACAATTATCCTATGCTGAAAGCGGTATCTGTTGGTCTGACACTAAACTTTTAATTGACTATGAAAAAGATCAAATACATCACCTGCACACT
This Dyadobacter sp. UC 10 DNA region includes the following protein-coding sequences:
- a CDS encoding SusC/RagA family TonB-linked outer membrane protein, encoding MHSCNHRLFPCGNTLPKSLARFALITLISGTSWAKTPTGTDLVTRRPVLSSLNPGSQADRQIKGKVTDGDTPDGLPGVNVIIKGTQTGTVTDAGGNYSLDIPDGGAILVFSYVGYITQEQETGTRSTIDIALKADNKSLNEVVVVGYGTQKKVNLTGAVDQVGQEVLRNRPITNVAQGLVGAVPNLNLKMLDGKPTQSPAFNIRGTTSIGQRGNALVLIDGVEADPRFLNPNDIESVSVLKDAASASIYGARAAFGVVLITTKSASEGKTTISYSANYSIKSPTEVPDNIVDSYPWAQGFSDAWSRWNDNGNTPTAINKTISFSPAYLAEIKRRWEDPSLPRFEVDPNTGEYQYFYSTDWYRELYKERFSAHDHNLSISGGNDKATFLLSGRYNGQGGLFRYNSDDYNMYNLRAKGSIQVTPWLRIDNNTEYSTMKYHQPINVGEGSGIYRNIADEGHPMAPMLNPDGTLSFSAAYTVGDYYIGKNGIDNTQRFLKNKVAAKAQFFDKALSVRADMTFQSTDIGSQQNRVQVPYSRAKGVIGYTGTNTNDIEERKRTTNYLATNFYADYVKSFNNAHNFTLLAGFNYEQSNYSNLTARRNGLVYADADDINLALGQSIVTSGGLQKWAIAGGFFRLNYNFRERYLLEVNGRYDGSSKFPTDQQWAFFPSVSAGWRISEEPFWKVNPNVFSNVKLRASYGSLGNGNVDPYSFNEKFSISQSGRVINGIRPQTTRQPGVVPDGLTWETSTTANVGLEFFTLKNKLSFTGDMYQRRTSDMFTVGPTVPNVFGIEVPKGNYADLKTTGWELSVSWGDQFNMGSKPFKYDLKFMLADSWAIITKYNNPEKNLTNVNNPNENAREFYEGQRIGEIWGYQVEGLFRSDAEIAESPSQANIPNTNTRKNYPGDIKFRNLDGDDVIYHGLNRVGNSGDKTIIGNSEPRRSFGINLSGDWNGIFVSGLFQGVMKQDWYPSAEARFWGQYNRPYNAYPRWHEANMFRPELGNFDAYLPRLVGYTAQGTGRALQVPNDRFLQNAGYIRLRNLQVGYTIPQRIVEKIHARDLKVYLSAENLWTWSPMYKWTRDTDVTNIYGSDPDLSGGTSGDGYNYPMLKAVSVGLTLNF